One Campylobacter concisus DNA window includes the following coding sequences:
- the secE gene encoding preprotein translocase subunit SecE, which yields MEKIINYIKLSKLEIMKVIFPTKEQIRNAFIAVFIVVAVVSLFLALVDVIMSFVLSKVI from the coding sequence ATGGAAAAAATTATAAATTATATAAAGCTATCTAAATTGGAAATAATGAAAGTTATCTTTCCTACTAAAGAACAAATTAGAAATGCTTTTATTGCAGTTTTTATCGTGGTCGCTGTTGTTTCACTTTTTTTAGCTCTTGTTGATGTTATTATGTCCTTTGTTCTTTCTAAAGTTATATAG
- a CDS encoding transglutaminase-like cysteine peptidase, which yields MRKILLLFFFASSLFANNFEISPKNISQCKNQICKNILNHYANFMKKIEHESFIRKLELINSYLNSLMPRYDDFYNTNADVWSTRGEFLRRGGGDCEEYAISKRDSLKDLGVDNQKCLLVVQEKNTKKYHMVLAVWENLHKEPFILDNLSFRVLPLSKRYDLVPEYCLMDGKYFKIKKDGINLEPVNIRMQTYENLIKKEKEEKFWKN from the coding sequence ATGCGTAAAATTTTGCTTCTTTTCTTTTTTGCCTCTTCGCTTTTTGCAAATAATTTTGAAATTTCTCCAAAAAATATATCTCAATGTAAAAATCAAATTTGCAAAAATATCCTAAATCACTATGCAAATTTTATGAAAAAAATAGAACACGAAAGCTTTATCAGAAAGCTAGAGCTCATAAATTCATACCTAAATTCTTTGATGCCAAGATATGATGATTTTTACAATACAAATGCAGATGTGTGGAGCACTAGGGGTGAGTTTTTAAGGCGAGGTGGTGGAGACTGCGAAGAGTACGCGATATCAAAACGCGATAGCCTAAAAGATCTTGGCGTGGATAATCAAAAATGCCTTCTGGTTGTTCAGGAAAAAAATACGAAAAAATATCATATGGTGCTAGCTGTTTGGGAAAATTTACACAAAGAGCCTTTTATACTGGATAATCTAAGCTTTAGAGTTTTGCCACTTTCGAAGCGCTACGACTTGGTGCCAGAGTATTGCTTGATGGATGGGAAATATTTTAAGATAAAAAAAGATGGCATAAATTTAGAGCCAGTGAATATAAGAATGCAAACTTACGAAAATTTGATAAAAAAGGAAAAAGAAGAGAAATTTTGGAAGAATTAA
- a CDS encoding HlyD family type I secretion periplasmic adaptor subunit — protein sequence MQEDIKNQQNENLKPDEKPVQKSDIKDQESAGDQILNSVDGIKSNIQAKNYDAYDLKFMSSLSEAVLAKAPSTSKKILYAVSITVFWLLLWASWAQIDEITRGSGKIIPSGKNQAIQNLEGGIVDQIFVKEGDEVKKDQILIRLDNKNFTSSYGESKLRLDELQAKFMRLDAEANDKEFDYNETRDANNSKAVRYEISLHNSNIDHLNEQIGILTEQIHQRQSELNELRNKISQTQNSYNLVLKEKAIMEPIFKKGLVSEVEYIQLQRRVNDLKGELDASVLAVPRVESTIKEAKNKIEEAKLAFKNNAKKELNEVSAEIARINESQISLSDRVERTYVRSPVNGIVSKMMVHTVSGVIKPGENIAEIVPLEDKLIAEVKVKPADVAFLRPGLDTMVKFTAYDFSIYGGLKGKVTQISADTETNEKTGESYYLVRIETEKNYLGSEEKPLRIKVGMIVSADIITGKKTILDYLLKPILKAKQNALTER from the coding sequence ATGCAAGAAGATATAAAAAATCAACAAAATGAAAATTTAAAGCCAGACGAAAAGCCAGTTCAAAAAAGCGATATAAAAGATCAAGAGAGCGCTGGAGATCAAATTTTAAATAGCGTAGATGGCATCAAGTCAAACATCCAAGCAAAAAACTACGATGCTTATGACTTGAAATTTATGTCAAGCCTCTCAGAAGCAGTTTTGGCAAAAGCTCCATCAACCTCAAAAAAGATACTTTATGCAGTTAGTATAACTGTATTTTGGCTACTTCTTTGGGCTTCGTGGGCGCAGATAGATGAGATAACAAGAGGTAGCGGTAAGATCATCCCATCAGGCAAAAACCAAGCGATACAAAACCTTGAGGGTGGTATCGTGGATCAAATTTTTGTAAAAGAGGGCGATGAGGTTAAAAAAGATCAGATCTTAATCAGGCTTGATAATAAAAACTTTACAAGTAGCTACGGCGAGTCAAAGCTAAGACTTGATGAGCTTCAGGCTAAATTTATGAGGCTTGATGCTGAAGCAAATGATAAAGAATTTGACTATAACGAAACAAGAGATGCGAACAACAGCAAGGCCGTAAGATACGAGATAAGCTTGCATAACTCAAACATAGATCACTTAAATGAGCAAATAGGAATTCTAACAGAGCAGATCCATCAACGCCAAAGTGAGCTAAATGAGCTTAGAAATAAAATTTCTCAAACTCAAAATAGCTATAATCTTGTTTTAAAAGAAAAAGCGATCATGGAGCCTATCTTTAAAAAAGGTCTTGTTAGTGAGGTCGAGTATATCCAGCTTCAAAGACGTGTAAATGACCTAAAGGGCGAGCTTGACGCATCTGTGCTTGCCGTGCCAAGGGTCGAATCAACCATAAAAGAGGCGAAAAATAAGATAGAAGAGGCAAAGCTGGCGTTTAAAAATAATGCAAAAAAAGAGCTAAATGAAGTCTCTGCTGAGATCGCAAGGATAAACGAGTCGCAAATCAGCCTAAGCGACAGGGTTGAAAGAACTTATGTAAGATCTCCGGTAAATGGTATCGTTAGTAAGATGATGGTGCATACAGTTTCTGGCGTCATCAAGCCAGGTGAAAATATCGCTGAGATCGTCCCATTAGAAGATAAACTCATCGCTGAGGTAAAGGTTAAGCCAGCTGACGTTGCGTTTTTAAGACCTGGACTTGATACGATGGTTAAATTTACGGCGTATGATTTTAGTATTTATGGCGGTTTAAAAGGCAAAGTAACGCAGATCAGTGCCGATACTGAGACAAATGAAAAAACAGGCGAGAGCTACTATCTAGTCAGGATAGAAACTGAGAAAAACTATCTTGGTAGTGAAGAGAAGCCACTTAGGATAAAGGTTGGTATGATAGTTTCAGCTGATATCATCACTGGTAAAAAGACGATACTTGACTATCTGCTAAAACCTATCTTAAAAGCAAAACAAAACGCTTTAACGGAGCGATAA
- the rplJ gene encoding 50S ribosomal protein L10 yields the protein MTRNEKTEVVAKLESEFKTAEAIVVCDYRGLSVKKLEVLRNSAKEQNVKVQVIKNTLANIALKNSDKVGMELKDTNIYLWSEDQLAVTKVAAKFEESNSDLFKIKTAYIDGEVASVDKVKALSKMPSRDELIAMLLQVWNAPIQNFTIGLNALKEKKEQSA from the coding sequence GTGACACGTAACGAAAAAACTGAAGTTGTTGCAAAATTAGAGAGTGAATTTAAAACTGCTGAAGCTATTGTAGTTTGTGACTATCGTGGTCTTTCAGTTAAAAAACTTGAAGTTTTAAGAAATTCTGCAAAAGAACAAAATGTAAAAGTTCAAGTTATTAAAAATACTCTTGCAAATATTGCTCTTAAAAATTCTGATAAAGTCGGAATGGAACTCAAAGATACAAATATCTATCTTTGGAGTGAAGATCAATTAGCAGTAACTAAAGTAGCCGCAAAATTTGAAGAGTCAAATTCTGATCTTTTCAAAATTAAAACAGCTTATATTGATGGCGAAGTTGCAAGCGTTGATAAAGTTAAAGCTCTATCTAAAATGCCTAGCCGTGATGAGCTTATTGCGATGCTTTTGCAAGTTTGGAATGCGCCAATTCAAAATTTCACAATTGGTTTGAATGCGCTTAAAGAGAAAAAAGAACAATCAGCTTAG
- the rplA gene encoding 50S ribosomal protein L1, translated as MGKTSKRFQELLKKVEQDKIYNLSEAIDTVKTLASAKFNETVEIALKLNVDPRHADQMVRGSVVLPAGTGKVVRVAVIAKDAKADEAKAAGADIVGADDLVEDIQKGIMNFDVLIATPNLMGLVGKVGRILGPKGLMPNPKTGTVTMDVAQAVNNAKSGQVNFRVDKQGNIHAGLGKVNFTKEQLNENISTFIKAINKHKPATAKGRYVKNASLSLTMSPSVTLDTQEVMDLK; from the coding sequence ATGGGAAAAACTAGTAAGAGATTTCAAGAATTGCTCAAAAAAGTAGAGCAAGATAAAATTTATAATCTTAGCGAGGCTATCGATACAGTTAAAACTCTAGCTTCTGCTAAATTTAATGAGACAGTTGAGATTGCGTTAAAATTAAATGTTGATCCAAGACATGCTGATCAAATGGTTCGTGGTTCAGTTGTTTTACCAGCTGGCACAGGTAAAGTTGTAAGAGTTGCTGTTATAGCAAAAGACGCTAAAGCTGATGAGGCAAAAGCTGCTGGTGCTGACATAGTTGGTGCTGATGATCTAGTTGAGGATATCCAAAAAGGTATAATGAACTTTGATGTTCTTATAGCTACTCCAAATTTAATGGGTCTTGTAGGTAAAGTTGGTAGAATTTTAGGACCTAAAGGGTTAATGCCAAATCCAAAAACTGGAACAGTTACAATGGATGTTGCGCAAGCTGTTAATAATGCAAAAAGTGGTCAGGTAAATTTCCGTGTTGATAAGCAAGGAAATATACATGCAGGTCTTGGCAAGGTTAATTTTACTAAAGAGCAACTAAATGAAAATATTTCAACATTTATTAAAGCTATTAATAAACATAAACCTGCGACTGCAAAAGGTAGATATGTAAAAAATGCTTCATTGTCTTTAACAATGAGCCCTTCTGTAACTCTTGATACTCAAGAAGTTATGGATTTAAAATAA
- the tuf gene encoding elongation factor Tu, producing MAKEKFSRNKPHVNIGTIGHVDHGKTTLTAAISAVLSRKGLAELKDYDNIDNAPEEKERGITIATSHIEYETEKRHYAHVDCPGHADYVKNMITGAAQMDGAILVVSAADGPMPQTREHILLSRQVGVPYIVVFMNKADMVDDAELLELVEMEIRELLNEYNFPGDDTPIVSGSALKALEEAKAGQDGEWSAKIMELMDAVDSYIPTPVRATDKDLLMPIEDVFSISGRGTVVTGRIEKGVVKVGDTIEIVGIKPTQTTTVTGVEMFRKEMDQGEAGDNVGVLLRGTKKEDVERGMVLCKPKSITPHTKFEGEVYILTKEEGGRHTPFFNNYRPQFYVRTTDVTGSITLPEGTEMVMPGDNVRISVELIAPVALEEGTRFAIREGGRTVGSGVVSKILG from the coding sequence ATGGCTAAAGAAAAATTTTCACGCAACAAGCCACACGTAAACATAGGCACTATCGGTCACGTTGACCATGGTAAAACTACTTTAACAGCTGCAATATCTGCTGTTCTTTCACGCAAAGGTCTTGCTGAGCTAAAAGATTATGATAATATTGATAATGCTCCAGAAGAGAAAGAGCGTGGTATTACAATTGCTACTTCACACATTGAGTATGAGACAGAAAAACGTCACTATGCTCACGTTGACTGCCCAGGTCACGCCGACTATGTAAAAAACATGATTACAGGTGCTGCTCAAATGGACGGCGCTATTCTAGTTGTTTCTGCAGCAGACGGCCCAATGCCACAAACAAGAGAGCACATTTTGCTATCTCGCCAAGTTGGTGTTCCTTATATCGTTGTTTTCATGAACAAAGCAGATATGGTTGATGATGCTGAGTTGCTTGAACTAGTTGAAATGGAAATTCGCGAACTACTTAACGAGTACAACTTCCCAGGTGATGATACTCCGATAGTTTCTGGTTCAGCACTTAAAGCTCTTGAAGAGGCAAAAGCTGGACAAGATGGTGAATGGTCAGCAAAAATTATGGAACTAATGGATGCAGTTGATAGCTATATCCCAACTCCAGTTCGTGCTACAGATAAAGATCTTCTTATGCCAATCGAAGACGTTTTCTCAATTTCAGGTCGTGGTACAGTTGTAACAGGTAGAATTGAGAAAGGTGTTGTTAAAGTTGGTGACACAATAGAAATCGTTGGTATCAAACCTACACAAACAACAACAGTTACTGGTGTTGAGATGTTTAGAAAAGAGATGGATCAAGGTGAAGCTGGCGATAACGTTGGTGTTCTTCTTCGTGGTACTAAAAAAGAAGACGTTGAACGTGGTATGGTTCTTTGCAAACCTAAATCAATTACTCCTCACACAAAATTTGAGGGTGAGGTTTATATTCTAACTAAAGAAGAGGGCGGTCGCCATACTCCTTTCTTTAACAACTATAGACCACAATTCTATGTAAGAACAACTGACGTTACTGGTTCTATTACATTACCAGAAGGCACAGAGATGGTTATGCCAGGTGATAACGTAAGAATTTCCGTTGAGCTTATCGCTCCAGTTGCACTTGAAGAAGGTACTCGTTTTGCTATCCGTGAAGGTGGTAGAACTGTTGGTTCAGGTGTTGTTTCAAAAATACTTGGTTAA
- a CDS encoding DUF5416 family protein, producing the protein MQKSASFERNFSEYQISRAKLAEEFVILNDGKICDLIGREVVKFLFKDCEKSFDEMIDLKKEEHISLAGLKIEDELVSSIKISISGYDESSDSLDFDLNLLSLSVPYRYAISNGCFEMCIFLKESKEVVEKFLSTFSYKFEANSGKERYLIAFVNESKIYEQTYM; encoded by the coding sequence ATGCAAAAATCAGCTAGCTTTGAGCGAAATTTTAGCGAATATCAAATTTCAAGAGCAAAGCTGGCTGAGGAATTTGTCATTTTAAATGATGGCAAAATATGCGATCTAATCGGAAGAGAGGTCGTTAAATTCCTCTTTAAAGACTGTGAAAAAAGCTTTGATGAGATGATAGATTTAAAAAAAGAAGAGCATATCAGCTTAGCTGGGCTAAAGATAGAAGATGAGCTAGTAAGCAGCATCAAGATATCAATTAGTGGCTACGATGAAAGCAGCGATAGCTTGGACTTTGATCTAAATTTGTTATCTCTTAGTGTGCCATATAGATACGCCATATCAAATGGTTGTTTTGAGATGTGTATCTTTTTAAAAGAGAGCAAAGAAGTGGTTGAGAAATTCTTATCTACTTTTAGTTATAAATTTGAGGCAAATAGTGGCAAGGAGCGCTACTTGATCGCTTTCGTAAATGAGTCAAAAATTTACGAACAAACCTATATGTGA
- the rplK gene encoding 50S ribosomal protein L11 codes for MAKKVIGEIKLQIAATKANPSPPVGPALGQKGVNIMEFCKAFNEKTKDMVGFNIPVVITVYADKSFTFITKQPPATDLIKKAAGITKGTDNPLKNKVGKLTKAQVLEIVEKKLVDLNTNDKEQAAKIIAGSARSMGVEVVD; via the coding sequence ATGGCTAAAAAAGTTATAGGTGAAATAAAATTACAAATTGCCGCAACAAAAGCAAATCCTAGCCCGCCAGTTGGTCCAGCATTAGGACAAAAAGGCGTTAATATTATGGAATTTTGTAAAGCCTTTAATGAAAAAACAAAAGATATGGTTGGATTTAATATCCCAGTTGTTATTACTGTTTATGCTGATAAAAGTTTTACATTTATCACAAAACAACCACCTGCTACAGACCTTATTAAAAAGGCTGCGGGTATAACAAAAGGAACAGATAATCCTTTAAAAAATAAAGTAGGTAAATTAACAAAAGCTCAAGTTTTAGAAATTGTTGAGAAAAAACTTGTTGATTTAAATACAAATGATAAAGAGCAAGCAGCTAAGATTATTGCTGGTTCAGCTCGTTCAATGGGTGTCGAAGTAGTAGACTAA
- the nusG gene encoding transcription termination/antitermination protein NusG gives MMSHKWYAIQTYAGSEMAVKRGIENLVRDHGIEDQLKEVIVPTEDVIEIKNGKQKINERTLYPGYAFACLDLDTALWHKIQSLPKVGRFIGEAKKPTPLTEKDINTILEKVQKRAAPKPKIFFEDGESVRITEGPFANFTGIVEEYDMIHGKLRLNVSIFGRSTPVDILYSQVEKII, from the coding sequence ATAATGTCACATAAATGGTATGCTATACAAACTTACGCTGGTAGCGAAATGGCAGTAAAAAGAGGAATTGAAAATTTAGTTAGAGATCACGGTATCGAAGATCAACTAAAAGAAGTTATCGTTCCTACAGAAGACGTAATAGAGATAAAAAACGGTAAGCAAAAAATTAATGAAAGAACTCTTTATCCTGGATATGCTTTTGCATGTTTAGATCTTGATACAGCTCTTTGGCATAAGATTCAGTCTTTACCAAAGGTTGGACGTTTTATTGGTGAGGCTAAAAAGCCTACGCCATTGACTGAAAAAGATATAAATACTATCTTGGAGAAAGTTCAAAAAAGAGCGGCACCAAAACCTAAAATATTTTTTGAGGATGGTGAAAGCGTTCGCATAACAGAAGGTCCTTTTGCTAACTTTACAGGTATCGTTGAAGAATACGATATGATACATGGTAAGCTTAGACTCAATGTTTCTATTTTTGGTAGAAGTACCCCTGTTGATATTTTGTATTCACAAGTTGAGAAGATAATTTAA
- a CDS encoding response regulator transcription factor, translating to MNVVFFTQNGSLNNLWRGYFSDDSVKFTHNKKDFFANLNDEVDIVGIDTNAFKDSLDENIKTIHESFPNIKCLILANEPKFSEGKHLLALGVKGYANSHMRKTHFEDAFETILNGKVWLYPEFIQAMIGELTGSYINNESETLEKKSDLSELSSREKEIANLIYQGLTNNEISEQTGITLRTVKAHTTSIYSKLNVKDRIGLVLLMKQLHA from the coding sequence ATGAATGTGGTTTTTTTTACTCAAAATGGTTCGCTTAATAATCTTTGGCGAGGGTATTTTTCAGATGATAGTGTGAAATTTACTCACAATAAAAAGGATTTTTTTGCAAATTTAAACGACGAGGTCGATATCGTCGGTATCGATACAAACGCTTTTAAAGATAGCCTTGATGAAAATATTAAAACCATTCATGAAAGTTTTCCAAATATAAAATGTCTAATCCTTGCAAACGAACCAAAATTTAGTGAAGGCAAACATCTGCTGGCTCTTGGTGTCAAAGGATATGCAAACTCACACATGAGAAAAACACACTTTGAAGATGCCTTTGAGACGATTTTAAATGGCAAAGTTTGGCTTTATCCAGAATTTATCCAAGCGATGATCGGAGAACTAACTGGCTCATATATAAATAATGAAAGTGAAACTTTAGAGAAAAAGTCTGATCTAAGCGAGCTTAGCTCACGTGAAAAGGAGATCGCAAACTTAATCTATCAAGGTCTAACAAACAATGAAATTTCAGAGCAAACAGGCATTACTTTAAGGACGGTAAAGGCGCACACTACGTCGATTTACAGCAAGCTAAATGTGAAAGATAGAATAGGTCTTGTACTTTTGATGAAGCAGCTTCATGCGTAA
- the rpmG gene encoding 50S ribosomal protein L33 gives MRIKIGLKCSECGDINYTTTKNSKTTTDKVELKKYCPRLKKHTVHKEVKLKS, from the coding sequence ATGAGAATTAAAATCGGTTTAAAATGCTCTGAGTGTGGTGATATCAATTATACTACTACAAAAAACAGCAAAACCACTACAGATAAGGTTGAGCTCAAAAAATATTGCCCAAGATTAAAAAAACATACTGTTCATAAAGAAGTTAAGTTAAAAAGCTAA
- the rplL gene encoding 50S ribosomal protein L7/L12 translates to MAITKEDVLEFISNLSVLELSELVKEFEEKFGVSAAPVMVAGGAAAAGGAAAAEEKTEFNIVLVDSGDKKINVIKVVRALTGLGLKEAKDAVEGTPSVLKEGVSKDEAEAAKKELEEAGAKVELK, encoded by the coding sequence ATGGCAATTACAAAAGAAGACGTATTAGAGTTTATATCTAATCTTTCTGTACTTGAACTTAGCGAACTTGTAAAAGAGTTTGAAGAGAAATTTGGTGTTAGCGCAGCTCCTGTAATGGTAGCTGGTGGTGCAGCTGCTGCTGGTGGTGCAGCTGCTGCTGAAGAAAAAACAGAATTTAACATCGTTCTTGTTGATTCTGGTGATAAGAAAATCAACGTTATTAAGGTTGTTAGAGCACTTACTGGTCTTGGTCTTAAAGAGGCTAAAGACGCAGTTGAAGGAACTCCGTCTGTTCTTAAAGAAGGCGTTAGCAAAGACGAAGCTGAAGCAGCTAAAAAAGAGCTTGAAGAGGCTGGTGCTAAGGTTGAACTTAAATAA
- a CDS encoding type I secretion system permease/ATPase: protein MHSDKIKDELLQCLVIFTKLHNNPYSADALTIGLPVKDGEEIELFSLKSSKSLFSRAASRAGFASTLVRKDLDQISPLVLPCILMLRGKKACILQSFSEDKKMANIITPDLSTGTSTIETSKLKDEYLGYAYYLKREFVPEDTSSTKLIDAGNDHWFWGTLKRSKKIYFDVVIASFIINLFVLASPLFTMNVYDRVVPNNAVETLWVLALGVSVVYGIDLFLKFVRSYFLEIAGKKSDIIMSSILFERVMDMKFSNKPKSVGSFASNLKEFDTVRNFFSSASLAAIVDLPFALIFLIVTYFIGSYLVLVPIVIMIAILCYTFFIKDPLQNAIKSTFEASAMKNGILIESLSSLETIKTLGASGHVQWNWEEATGEIANRSIKSKIITTSITTVTSFLVQLNTIAIIVLGVYMIQDTHLTMGGLIAAVMLSSRAIAPMGQVASLAANFEQTKTAYQSLSKIMQMPVERPEGKKFVRRNSFDGKIEFKNVSFTYPDTTKGSLDRINFVIQPGEKVGIIGRNGSGKTTLQKIILGLYAPTEGSVLIDGIDINQIDPADLRRNIGYVPQDVVLFKGTVRENIVQKAPYVDDMQIIKAAKVSGVDEYVNAHPLGFDMPVFERGDGISGGQRQSIAVARAFLLDSPIILLDEPTNSLDNTVESKLKANLKVNTVNKTMILVTHRTSMLDLVDRLIVMDNGKILLDGPRDEVLARLSGK from the coding sequence ATGCATAGCGATAAGATAAAAGACGAACTGCTTCAATGTTTGGTGATCTTTACCAAACTTCATAACAACCCATATAGTGCCGATGCTTTGACTATCGGTCTGCCTGTAAAAGATGGCGAAGAGATCGAGCTTTTTTCACTAAAGAGCTCGAAGTCTTTATTTTCTCGTGCAGCTTCACGTGCTGGCTTTGCATCAACGCTTGTCAGAAAAGACCTTGATCAAATTTCGCCTTTAGTTTTGCCTTGTATCTTGATGCTTAGAGGCAAAAAAGCTTGCATCTTGCAATCTTTCAGCGAAGACAAAAAGATGGCAAACATCATCACGCCCGATCTTTCAACTGGTACTAGCACGATAGAAACAAGCAAGCTAAAAGATGAGTATCTAGGCTATGCTTACTACCTAAAACGTGAATTTGTCCCAGAAGATACAAGCTCGACAAAGCTTATCGACGCTGGTAATGATCACTGGTTTTGGGGCACTTTAAAGCGCTCTAAGAAAATTTACTTTGACGTCGTGATAGCAAGCTTTATCATAAACTTATTTGTCCTTGCAAGCCCACTCTTTACGATGAACGTCTATGACCGCGTTGTGCCAAATAACGCAGTTGAGACACTTTGGGTTCTAGCGCTTGGCGTGAGCGTCGTTTATGGCATCGATCTATTTTTAAAATTTGTCCGTTCATATTTTCTTGAGATCGCAGGCAAGAAGAGTGATATCATTATGAGCTCTATCCTCTTTGAGCGCGTAATGGATATGAAATTTAGCAATAAACCAAAGTCGGTTGGCTCATTTGCTAGCAACTTGAAAGAATTTGACACAGTTAGAAATTTCTTCTCATCTGCGTCGCTTGCTGCCATTGTGGATCTGCCATTTGCGTTAATCTTCTTGATAGTTACCTACTTTATAGGAAGCTACCTTGTGCTTGTGCCTATTGTTATCATGATAGCTATTTTGTGCTATACATTTTTTATAAAAGATCCGCTTCAAAATGCGATTAAAAGCACATTTGAAGCTTCGGCTATGAAAAATGGAATTTTGATAGAGAGCCTTAGCAGCTTAGAGACCATTAAAACTCTTGGTGCTAGTGGCCATGTGCAGTGGAACTGGGAAGAGGCGACTGGCGAGATAGCAAATAGAAGTATCAAATCAAAAATAATCACTACTTCGATCACGACAGTTACATCGTTTTTGGTGCAGTTAAACACCATCGCTATCATCGTTCTTGGCGTTTATATGATACAAGATACGCACCTTACTATGGGTGGTTTGATCGCTGCTGTTATGCTTAGTTCTCGTGCGATTGCCCCTATGGGTCAAGTAGCCTCACTAGCTGCAAATTTCGAGCAGACAAAGACAGCTTATCAAAGCCTTAGCAAGATCATGCAGATGCCAGTTGAAAGACCTGAGGGCAAGAAATTTGTTAGAAGAAATTCTTTTGATGGCAAGATAGAGTTTAAAAACGTTAGCTTTACTTATCCAGACACCACAAAAGGCTCACTTGATAGGATAAATTTTGTCATTCAGCCGGGTGAGAAAGTAGGCATCATCGGTAGAAATGGCTCTGGTAAGACAACTTTGCAAAAGATAATCCTAGGTCTTTACGCACCGACTGAAGGCTCAGTGCTAATTGATGGTATCGATATAAATCAAATAGACCCAGCTGATCTTAGAAGAAATATCGGCTACGTGCCACAAGATGTTGTACTATTTAAGGGAACGGTTAGAGAAAATATCGTTCAAAAAGCTCCTTATGTCGATGATATGCAGATTATTAAGGCGGCTAAGGTAAGTGGCGTCGATGAATATGTCAATGCTCACCCGCTTGGTTTTGATATGCCTGTCTTTGAAAGAGGCGATGGCATCAGTGGCGGTCAGCGTCAAAGTATAGCCGTGGCTAGGGCATTTTTGCTTGATAGTCCTATCATCTTGCTTGACGAGCCTACAAATTCACTTGATAATACAGTTGAGAGCAAGCTAAAAGCAAATTTAAAGGTAAATACCGTAAATAAAACTATGATTTTAGTAACTCACAGAACATCAATGCTTGATCTTGTTGATAGGCTCATAGTGATGGATAACGGCAAAATTTTACTAGATGGTCCAAGAGATGAAGTTTTAGCTAGACTTAGTGGGAAGTGA